The bacterium nucleotide sequence CCTTGACCTCGCCTTCCTTGGCGCGGCGCGCGAGCTCCTCGAGAGTGATTCGCGGGGCGAAGTCCCGCGCCGCCTCCTGCGTTCGCTTCTCCGTCAGCTTGGTGAGCGCGATCTGCCTGGCGGCCTTCTCGGAGCCGACCACCTGGAAGATGTCGCCCGCCTGCGGCACCTCGCTCATACCGGAAACCACGACCGGTGTCGCCGGTGGCGCCTCGGTCACGCTCCGGCCGCGATCGTCCGCGAGGGCTCGAACGCGGCCGTAGATGTGACCGCACACGAAGTCGTCGCCGACGCGCAGCGTCCCGGCCTGCACCAGCACCGTCGCCACCGGGCCGCGGCCGCGCTCGAGGTGGGCGTCGACGATGGTGCCCAGCGCGTTCCGGTTCGGGTTCGCCTTGAGCTCGAGGATGTCGGACGAAAGCACGATCGTGGTGAGCAGGTCGTCGATGCCCTGCCCGGTCTTGGCGCTCAGGTGGACGCACTCGTGCTCGCCGCCGTAGTGCCGCGTGACGATCTCCTGGCCCGCCAGCTCCTGGTGGACGCGGTCCGGGTTGGCGTCCTCCCTGTCCATCTTGTTGATCGCGACGATGATCGGCACCTTGGCCGCGCGAGCGTGGTGTATGGCCTCGATCGTCTGCGGCATCACGCCGTCGTCGGCGGCGACGACCAGCACCACGAGATCGGTGACCTGCGCACCGCGGGCGCGCATGGCGGTGAAGGCTTCGTGGCCCGGGGTGTCGATGAACACGACCGGGTGCCCGTCGGCTGTCTCGATCTTGTAAGCGCCGATCCGCTGCGTGATGCCGCCGGCTTCGCCAGCGGCGACCCGCGTCTGGCGAATCGCATCGAGGATCGAGGTCTTGCCATGGTCGACGTGGCCGAGAACCGTGACGATGGGCGGCCGGACGACCAGCTTGCTCGGATCCTCGTTGGCGAGTGAGAAGAGCTCTTCACGAGACGTGGTGACGACGTCGCCCTCGCCCTCCCCGGACTCGACCGCGACCACGTCCTCGCTCGAAACCGTCTCGACCGTGAAGCCGAACTCGTCGGCGACGATCTCGGCCGTGGCGAAGTCGATGACCTGGTTGATCGTCGCCAGGATCTTCGACGCCATCAGCTTCTTGATCACCTCGACCGGGCTCACGCCGAGCTTTTCCGCGAGGTCCTTCACGGACAGCGTCGGCGGCAGGATGGCCCGGCGATCGCCGTTGGCCTCGATCTTGACCGCGACCGAAGCGGGTCTGAAGGCCGAGCGGGCGGCCTCGATCGCCCCCGGCGCCAGTGGCGCGGCGGCGTTGCGTGTCAGCCGGCGCTGCTGGAGAAAGTTCACCAGCTCCTTTTGACTGATCCCGAGTTCGCGTGCTAATTCGTGTGCTTTCATGCCGGAACGTATGATTATGCGGCTCTGCGAGTTTCGAGCCCGGGGGTGAGGCAGCGGAGACTTGGATTCGCTCCCCTTATCCGGCCCTCATCCCGAGTCGGAGACGGGACACCAACCGGTCCTATCGCCGAGTAGGCGAGGCACCGATTCCGCGTTCGCGCGGCCAAGGCCGCCCAGCGCACCCCCGGCCCGCGCGCCCGCCGCAGGTGTCAAGAAGAGAAGGCTGCGAATCACGAACCAATCTTTCTCCGCGCAGCGGTAGCGAGCTCGCGCCCCTCACCCTGACCCTCTCCCCGGAGGGGAGAGGGGCGATTTTTCCCCACCGACATCGCGTGTGGGCCTCCGAGCGCGACGCGCACGCCCTCTTCCCAGTCCTTCCGGTAGCACAGGCCACGGGCCGCCAGACCTACCCCTGACGCTGGACGTGGCGGCGGCGCCCTCTTTCCGATCCGGAGACGGGATGCTAACCGGCCAGTTCAGACCACAGCTCGGGCTGGATGGTCGTGTGCAGCGCTCGGTCGAGCGCGCGCCGCTTGCGGGCGCTGTCGATGCACTCCGGGTCGGCATGCAGGTACGCGCCGCGACCCAGGGCGTGCCCGGCGCGGTCGACGGCGGCTCCGCCTTCGGCGCGCCTGACGATGCGGATCAGGGCTCGCTTGCCGGCCTGCTCGCGGCACCCGACGCAGGTGCGCGCCGGCTCACGGCGCGGCTTCGTCAACCACCTGCCCATCCGATTCGCTGGGCTTGATGTCGATCCGAAATCCGGTCAGCCTGGCCGCGAGCCGTGCGTTCTGGCCGTCCCGACCGATCGCCAGCGACAGCTGGTTTCGCGGCACCAGCACGGTCGCGGTCCTGGTCGCGCGATCAATCGTCACCGTCTCCGCCTTGGCCGGTCCAAGGGACGCGGCCACGAACGCTTGAGGGTCGTCGGACCACGGCACGATGTCCACGTGCTCGGTGACCAGCTCGCTGAGGATGGCGCGGTGGCGTACGCCCCTCGGCCCGACGCATGCCCCCACCGGATCGATGCCCGGCTCGCTGGCGGACACCGCGATCTTCGTGCGCAAGCCGGGTTCGCGCGCGATCGCTCGTATCTGCACCGTGCCGGCCTTGATCTCGGGCACCTCCGCCTCGAGCAGGCGATGCACGAAGGCCCGAGCGGCGCGCGACACGCGGACCTGCGCCTGGCGCACGCTGCGCTCGGCGTCCAGGATGACCACCAGCACCGGCCGGCCGGGGTGCAGCTGCTCGCCTGGGATCTGCTCCTCCGGCGGCATCACCCCCTCGGCTCGCCCGAGGTCGATGAAGACGGTGCCGGCCTCGGTGCGGTCGACCACGCCTGAGGCGAGCTCGCCCTTGTGCTCGGCGACGTCGCGGAGCACCTTGTCGCGCTCCAGGTCGTGGATGTGGCGCAGGACCGCATGCTTCGCCGTCTGGGCGGCCATGCGCTTGAAATCCTCGGACGGCAGCATGTCGATCACCTCGACGCCGTCTCGCACGATCCGGCTGCGCACCTGGAGCGCGCCGGTATCGGTGTCGAGCTTCACCGAGATCTGACCCGCCGGGCTGAAGGCGCGCGTGTACGCGACCGCCAGCGCGCCCTCAACCGTCTGGAGCATCTCCTCGAAGGGGATGCCGACCTCCGCGCAAAGCGCGCTCAGCGCCTCGGCCAGGCTCTGCGTGGACGGCTCAGATGGCGACCGCGAGCCTGCCCGTGACAACGTCATCCCATGTGATGTGCACGATCACGGGCGCGCGTCCTCTCGCACCCTGTGCCTGCACCGCGATCCCGGCCGCGTCGACAGCCACCAGCTGGCCTTCGATCACGGTTTCCGATTCACCGGAGCGATACCGGATGTTGACCCGCTTGCCGTTGAAACGCTCGTAGTCCTGAAGGCCCCGCAGCGGGCGCTCGGCGCCAGGCGACGAGACCTCGAGGTCATAAGGGCCGGCGATGAGTTCGGAGTGCTCGATCAGCGGCCCGGCGACGCGACTGACGCGCTCGCAGTCCTCGATGGTGATGGGCTCTGCATGGTCGATGGAGATGCGAAGCGTCCGCCCAGAGTAACCCGACTGGTCGAGCGAATAGAGCTCGTAGCCCATATGGCTGAGGGTGGGCTCGAGCAGCTCTTTGATGGACGTTATGGGCCAGGTCGGCATGTGGCGGTTTCTGCCAACACCTTAGCAGGGCTCATGCACCCGATCAGCGAACGGGCTGGAGCTTGCGCCAGACGACAAGCAGCGGCGCCGCGTTGAAGATGGAGCTGTAGGTGCCGGAGACGATGCCGATCATCAGTGCCAGTGCGAAGCCCTTCAGCGTGGTGCCACCGGCGATGAGGATGGCCGCGAGCACCAGGACGACGGTGAAGCTCGTGATGATCGATCGGTCGGCGGTCTGCATGATGCTGAGGTTCACCACCTGCTCGAAGGACAGGCGCTGACTGACCCGCAGGTTCTCGCGGATCCGGTCGAAGACGACGATGGTGTCGTGGACCGAGAAGCCGACGACGGTCAGCACCGCGGTGACGAAAAGGCTGTCGATCTCGCCGATGCGCAGGTCGAAGAACCTGCCCAGGATCGAGAAGATGCCCGTCAGCAAGAATACGTCGTGCAAGAGTGCCGCCAGGGCTGAGCCGCCGAACTGGAAGCCCGCCCGCCAGCCGCCCGGAACGTTGTGGAAGCGCCAGGCGAGCAGGGCCAGGATGGCCACGGAGGCGAGGAGCACAGCCAGGATGGCGAACTCGATCGTCTCGCCGGCGATGGTGCCGCCGACCTCGAGCACCTGCTGCACGACCATGGGACCGAGGCGGTTCTGCAGGTCGTCTTCGATGATCTTCTGCTGCTGCGGGGTCAGCGGCGGCGTACGGATGATGAAACCGCCGCCGCCGGTCTCGATCACCGACCCGTCGATGCTCTCGGCGGCCACGGCGCTCTCGACCTGCGCCGCGCTCGGGTGGTCGGAGAAATTGACCGTGAATTCGGTGCCGCCGGCGAAGTCGATTCCGAGGCGGAAGTGCAGCGTCGCCATGGAGAGGATGCCGGGGACGATGAGGAGCAGCGAGAAGGCGAAGAACCAGTTCCGGCGGCCGATGATGTTGAGCTTGCGCACGCGAGCCTCGCGTTTCGGCTCTTCCGTGATCTCCCCGGCGTCGACCTCTTCGGCAGCCGCCGCTCGTGGCGGCGCCAGGTCCTCAGACAGCTCGGACACGGTCCACCCCCAGCAAGGCGGGCTTGCGCAGTCCGCTCGAGGTGAGCACGATCGCGAGCAGGTTGTGGGTGACGACGATCGAGGAGATCAGGCTGGCGACGACGCCGATGCCGAGCGTGATCGCAAAGCCCTTGACCTGAGGCGGCCCGACGAAGCCAAGGATGAGGCAGGTGATGAACGTCGACGTGTTGGAGTCGCGGATCGCCGGCCACGCGCGGCGAACCGCGGCGTCGACGGCGGCCGGGATGGTGCGGCCGGCCCGGACCTCCTCTTTGAATCGCTCGAAGATCAGGACGTTGGCGTCCACCGCCATGCCCACCGAGAGGATGAACCCGGTGATGCCGGCCAGCGTCAAGGTCACCGGCACCACCTTGAACACCGCGAGGACGGCGGCCGCGTAGAAGAGCAGCGCGAGGCTCGCCAAGAGGCCCGGCACACGGTAGTAGACGATCATGAAGATGACGACGATCGAAAGGCCGAGAAGGCCCGCCGCCAGGCTGAGCTTCACCGACTCGGCGCCCAGGGTCGAGCCGACCTGGGTGACGTCGAGCACCTTGAGGTCGACGGGCAGCGAGCCCGAGTTGATGCCGGTGGCCAGGTCGGTCGCGCTCTGCTGGGTGAAGTTGCCGCTGATGGTGGCGTTGCCGCCGTCGATCTCCTGGATCGTGACCGGGTCGGTCAGGAACTTCCCGCAGACCGTGGTCGGCGTCGCGGTCGCAAGACACCCGGTGTCATAGGGCTGCGAGGCCTTGGCGACGTAGGCGGGGTCCTCCCAGTTGTCGATGTCCTTCTGAGTGAGATCGAGCCAGATCGCCAGGTGCCGTTGCGCACAGTTGGCGGCGGCGCTCGTGCTCACATCGCCCGGGCACGCGGCAACGTTGTTGCGGGTGAGGGTCGCGAAGGTATCCGCACCCCGTGAGGTGAAGCTGACGTTGACGACCCAGCTGACGCCGTTCTGGTCGATGGCGGCCGTGGCGCTCGTGATGTCGTCACCGGTCAGGCCGGAGAATTCCGGCCTGAAACCGGGTGCGGGTCCGCCCGTGACCTTGGGATCCGGCACCCACTTGGTGTAGACCAGCTTGGAGACTGCACCGATCGTTTTCTGCGCCTGGTCCGCGGTGACTCCGGCGAGATCGACCGTGATGCGGTCGTTGTTCGAACCGGCGCCTCGGATCTCGGGCTCGCTCACGTTGAGGGCGTTGACACGCTTGTTGATGACCTGGATGGTCCGCTGCTGGACGGCGGCGCGAGACTGCCCCGGCGGAAAGTTCGACAGCTGGTAGTCGATGTGAGTCCCGCCGGCCAGGTCCAGGCCGCGGTGGATGTAGAGCTGCCAGCCGCCGAAGTTGGGCGGCAGCCCCGCCACGTCGCCGGTCATCGGGTAGTGGTTGGCGATGCGGTAGATGTAGCCCGCGCCGTCGACGAAGATCGAAAACGCCAGGACAGCCACGATGAACAGGCGAACTGGCCAGCTGAGGACTAACTGCACGGCCGATCAGTCTACGGTGTGAAGGATGGCGCACGCCTTGCCGGCCCATGGCGCGTCACGGAGTACATGCGCAAGCCGGGAAAGCAAGCGGCCGCCTGGCAGTCGGCCGGCTAGCGGTGCCGGAAGAGGACGTTCAGCACCAGAGTCAGGAGCACTGAGAGGATGAGGCTGGTCGCGATCGGGATGTAGACGGTCGCGCCACCCCGGCGGATGACGATGTCGCCGGGCAGATGCAGGCGCCCAAAGAGCATGAGCGCGCCGCCCACAAGGATGAGGAGCACGCCGAACAGCAGGACGATCCGGCCGGCGTCTTGCACCTTCCTCTCAGAGTAGTCGCGTCTGCTGCGGTCCCGGATCGGGCGGGGTGATGCCGAGATGGCGGTAGGCGAGCTCGGTCGCGACGCGGCCGCGCGCCGTCCGGGCCAGGAACCCGACCTGGATGAGGTACGGCTCGTGCACGTCTTCGATCGTCTCCGGCTCCTCGGAGAGCGAGGTGGCGATGGTGTCGAGGCCCACCGGCCCGCCCTTGAACTTGGTGATCACCGTTTCGAGCAGTTGGCGATCGAGCGGCTCCAGCCCGATCTCGTCGATGTCGAGCATCGTCAGCGCCTGCCTGGTCGCGTCAGCGGTCGCCCGTCCGTCGCCCCGGACCTGCGCGAAATCGCGCACGCGGCGCAGCAGCCGGTTGGCGATGCGCGGTGTGCCCCGCGCGCGGCGCGCGATCTCGGCCACGGCGGCTTCGTGGATCTCGATGTCGAGGATTCGGGCGGACCGGCGCACGATGCTCTCCAGCTCGGCCTGGGTGTAAAAGTCCAGCCGGTACACGGCGCCAAACCGATCGCGGAGGGGGCCGCTCAGCAACCCCTGGCGGGTCGTCGCGCCGACGCACGTGAAATGCGGGAGCGGGAGGGTGGCCGCGCTGGCCCCCACGCCCTTGCCGAGCACGGCGTCAAAACGAAAATCCTCAAGCGCCGGATACAGGGATTCCTCGACCACGTTGTTGAGGCGGTGGATCTCGTCGATGAAGAAGACGTCGCGGGTGGAGAGGTTCAGGAGGATGGAGCCGAGCGCGCCCTGATGGTCGATGGCGGGACCGGAGCTCACCTTGATGGCGACTCCCAGCTCGTTGGCGATGATGTGGGCGAGCGTCGTCTTGCCGAGGCCCGGCGGTCCGCACAGCAGGACGTGCTCCACCGGCTCGCCTCGCCGCCGGGCCGCTTCCAGGAGGATGCTGAGGTTTTCGCGCACCTGCTGCTGGCCCACGTACTCGGACAGCAATCGGGGGCGGAGGGTGAGGTCGAACTGATCGTCGTCGGCGCGAGCGTCGAGTACGGGCTCGTCCTTGGGCGGCACGCCGGCTTTTCCCGTCACTTGCGTCCCAGCGCCTTGAGCGCGACCGCGAGCGCCTCTTGCGTGGATGGTGCCGTCTTCCAGTCCACCGACTCGAGGCCGGCCCGCGACTCCTGGGCTGAGAAGCCCAGGTTCCGGAGCGCGGACTCGACCGCCTTCGGCACCGCGCCATCGCCTGCCGCCGCGGCCGCTCGCGGCACGGCGTCCATCTCCGCCACGGCGTCGAGCCGCGGCTTGAGCTCGATGATCACCTTCGCCGCGGTGCGAGGCCCGACGCCGCTGGCGCGCCGGATCGGGGT carries:
- the ruvB gene encoding Holliday junction branch migration DNA helicase RuvB, coding for MPPKDEPVLDARADDDQFDLTLRPRLLSEYVGQQQVRENLSILLEAARRRGEPVEHVLLCGPPGLGKTTLAHIIANELGVAIKVSSGPAIDHQGALGSILLNLSTRDVFFIDEIHRLNNVVEESLYPALEDFRFDAVLGKGVGASAATLPLPHFTCVGATTRQGLLSGPLRDRFGAVYRLDFYTQAELESIVRRSARILDIEIHEAAVAEIARRARGTPRIANRLLRRVRDFAQVRGDGRATADATRQALTMLDIDEIGLEPLDRQLLETVITKFKGGPVGLDTIATSLSEEPETIEDVHEPYLIQVGFLARTARGRVATELAYRHLGITPPDPGPQQTRLL
- a CDS encoding YlxR family protein, producing MTKPRREPARTCVGCREQAGKRALIRIVRRAEGGAAVDRAGHALGRGAYLHADPECIDSARKRRALDRALHTTIQPELWSELAG
- a CDS encoding translation initiation factor IF-2, which gives rise to MKAHELARELGISQKELVNFLQQRRLTRNAAAPLAPGAIEAARSAFRPASVAVKIEANGDRRAILPPTLSVKDLAEKLGVSPVEVIKKLMASKILATINQVIDFATAEIVADEFGFTVETVSSEDVVAVESGEGEGDVVTTSREELFSLANEDPSKLVVRPPIVTVLGHVDHGKTSILDAIRQTRVAAGEAGGITQRIGAYKIETADGHPVVFIDTPGHEAFTAMRARGAQVTDLVVLVVAADDGVMPQTIEAIHHARAAKVPIIVAINKMDREDANPDRVHQELAGQEIVTRHYGGEHECVHLSAKTGQGIDDLLTTIVLSSDILELKANPNRNALGTIVDAHLERGRGPVATVLVQAGTLRVGDDFVCGHIYGRVRALADDRGRSVTEAPPATPVVVSGMSEVPQAGDIFQVVGSEKAARQIALTKLTEKRTQEAARDFAPRITLEELARRAKEGEVKELSLVVKADAQGTLEAVLSTLQKIEDPVVAIKIVGQGVGAVSDSDLLLAGVSNAIIVCFNLKATPTAAAAAERAKVEVRYYDVIYKLTEDVERAAKGLREPTYRQIREGKVEVVTPIKIPRLGVIAGSRVLEGKVSRGGWVKLFRGKEQSFEGRISSLKHFKEDVREMSAGQECGIGLEGFETFEPGDTMETYRLEREEI
- a CDS encoding DUF2905 domain-containing protein encodes the protein MVLLFGVLLILVGGALMLFGRLHLPGDIVIRRGGATVYIPIATSLILSVLLTLVLNVLFRHR
- the nusA gene encoding transcription termination factor NusA, translating into MTLSRAGSRSPSEPSTQSLAEALSALCAEVGIPFEEMLQTVEGALAVAYTRAFSPAGQISVKLDTDTGALQVRSRIVRDGVEVIDMLPSEDFKRMAAQTAKHAVLRHIHDLERDKVLRDVAEHKGELASGVVDRTEAGTVFIDLGRAEGVMPPEEQIPGEQLHPGRPVLVVILDAERSVRQAQVRVSRAARAFVHRLLEAEVPEIKAGTVQIRAIAREPGLRTKIAVSASEPGIDPVGACVGPRGVRHRAILSELVTEHVDIVPWSDDPQAFVAASLGPAKAETVTIDRATRTATVLVPRNQLSLAIGRDGQNARLAARLTGFRIDIKPSESDGQVVDEAAP
- a CDS encoding ribosome maturation factor RimP, coding for MPTWPITSIKELLEPTLSHMGYELYSLDQSGYSGRTLRISIDHAEPITIEDCERVSRVAGPLIEHSELIAGPYDLEVSSPGAERPLRGLQDYERFNGKRVNIRYRSGESETVIEGQLVAVDAAGIAVQAQGARGRAPVIVHITWDDVVTGRLAVAI
- the secD gene encoding protein translocase subunit SecD; this encodes MQLVLSWPVRLFIVAVLAFSIFVDGAGYIYRIANHYPMTGDVAGLPPNFGGWQLYIHRGLDLAGGTHIDYQLSNFPPGQSRAAVQQRTIQVINKRVNALNVSEPEIRGAGSNNDRITVDLAGVTADQAQKTIGAVSKLVYTKWVPDPKVTGGPAPGFRPEFSGLTGDDITSATAAIDQNGVSWVVNVSFTSRGADTFATLTRNNVAACPGDVSTSAAANCAQRHLAIWLDLTQKDIDNWEDPAYVAKASQPYDTGCLATATPTTVCGKFLTDPVTIQEIDGGNATISGNFTQQSATDLATGINSGSLPVDLKVLDVTQVGSTLGAESVKLSLAAGLLGLSIVVIFMIVYYRVPGLLASLALLFYAAAVLAVFKVVPVTLTLAGITGFILSVGMAVDANVLIFERFKEEVRAGRTIPAAVDAAVRRAWPAIRDSNTSTFITCLILGFVGPPQVKGFAITLGIGVVASLISSIVVTHNLLAIVLTSSGLRKPALLGVDRVRAV
- the secF gene encoding protein translocase subunit SecF, whose translation is MSELSEDLAPPRAAAAEEVDAGEITEEPKREARVRKLNIIGRRNWFFAFSLLLIVPGILSMATLHFRLGIDFAGGTEFTVNFSDHPSAAQVESAVAAESIDGSVIETGGGGFIIRTPPLTPQQQKIIEDDLQNRLGPMVVQQVLEVGGTIAGETIEFAILAVLLASVAILALLAWRFHNVPGGWRAGFQFGGSALAALLHDVFLLTGIFSILGRFFDLRIGEIDSLFVTAVLTVVGFSVHDTIVVFDRIRENLRVSQRLSFEQVVNLSIMQTADRSIITSFTVVLVLAAILIAGGTTLKGFALALMIGIVSGTYSSIFNAAPLLVVWRKLQPVR